In Rattus rattus isolate New Zealand chromosome 9, Rrattus_CSIRO_v1, whole genome shotgun sequence, a genomic segment contains:
- the Tmigd1 gene encoding transmembrane and immunoglobulin domain-containing protein 1 produces MVWKIIRSLTASQLLLLVLSLPQGRTSSVLTVNGRTENYILDTYYGIQASLECAVQNHTRDEELLWYREAGRVDLKNGNKINTSSVCVSPINESDNGVSFTCKLQRDQTVSITVVLNVTFPPLLSGNGFQTVEEGSDVRLVCNVKSNPQAQMLWYRNNSALVLEKDRHQIQQTRESFQLSITRVKKSDNGTYNCIASSSLKTETMDFHLVVKDKVPVIPIEPIIAACVVVFLTLAFALLSRRKRIMKLCVKESGRNSETAL; encoded by the exons ATGGTGTGGAAGATCATCCGGTCCCTGACAGCAAGCCAGCTTCTCTTACTGGTTTTATCTTTGCCACAGGGAAGGACAA GTTCTGTTTTGACTGTGAATGGTAGAACTGAGAACTATATCCTGGACACTTACTATGGTATCCAAGCATCTCTGGAATGTGCTGTTCAAAACCACACCAGAGATGAAGAACTTCTCTGGTACAGAGAAGCTGGAAGAGTAGatttgaaaaatggaaacaaaatcaacaccagttctgtctgtgtctctcccaTCAACGAAAGCGACAATGGAGTCAGCTTTACCTGCAAGCTACAGCGTGATCAGACGGTGTCCATTACAGTGGTGCTCAATGTTACTT TTCCTCCTCTTTTAAGTGGAAATGGCTTCCAAACCGTGGAGGAAGGCAGCGATGTAAGGTTGGTTTGCAACGTGAAGTCCAACCCCCAAGCGCAAATGCTGTGGTACAGAAACAACAGCGCCTTGGTTTTAGAGAAAGACCGTCACCAAATCCAACAGACAAGGGAGTCTTTTCAGTTGTCAATCACCAGAGTCAAGAAGTCTGACAACGGGACCTACAACTGTATTGCTAGCTCATCTCTGAAAACAGAGACCATGGACTTCCACCTGGTTGTTAAAG ACAAAGTTCCTGTCATACCGATAGAGCCCATCATTGCTGCTTGTGTTGTGGTCTTCCTGACGCTGGCTTTTGCACTGCTTTCTAGGAGGAAAAGAATAATGAAG CTCTGCGTGAAAGAGAGTGGCCGGAATTCAGAAACAGCTCT ataa